The nucleotide window AGCACGTCGATCTCGCCCTCTGCCGCGGCGAGGCCGCGCGCCCGCGCGCGTGCGAGCATGGCACGAGAGAAGTCGAGGCCGACGAGGGCGTGCGGGTCGTGGCCGCGCTCCGCGAGATAGGCCGCGAGAAGGCCCGTGCCGCAGCCGAGATCCAGCCACGGCGCGCGACCGAGCGGGACGCCGCCGGCGAGCATGACGGCGAACTTCTCCCGCTGGACGTCGCGGAACCGGACGTCGTACGTCTCGGCGCTGCGTTCGTAGCTCCGGCGGAGCGTGGCGCGGTCGAGGAGAGACGTCACGACCGTTCCAGGATACGCGAGCGGCCGAACGCCGGAAACACGCTACGGACGTCGTGCTGGACCGACGTTGCGAGATCTCGACCGCGAAGCGATTCGG belongs to Deltaproteobacteria bacterium and includes:
- a CDS encoding class I SAM-dependent methyltransferase, with protein sequence MTSLLDRATLRRSYERSAETYDVRFRDVQREKFAVMLAGGVPLGRAPWLDLGCGTGLLAAYLAERGHDPHALVGLDFSRAMLARARARGLAAAEGEIDVLPFRDAAFGAVLAFTSLRIVSDPESERRTLAEIGRVLAPGGVFVLTVLRASHDSSLAAALQAAGFQFGPACGCGQDVGYRCVRA